From the Plectropomus leopardus isolate mb chromosome 18, YSFRI_Pleo_2.0, whole genome shotgun sequence genome, one window contains:
- the nt5c1aa gene encoding LOW QUALITY PROTEIN: 5'-nucleotidase, cytosolic IAa (The sequence of the model RefSeq protein was modified relative to this genomic sequence to represent the inferred CDS: inserted 1 base in 1 codon) gives MVKMSLDPVQVMSGQVKELKVASSSNGDSRGPWDEKEEFDQDHLGLTTKPKPVSGRRARKVEGGVFFPKPENAVTIAVSSRVLFRTEREQKVFEQKGVEEYLRYQIEHENEPFAPGXAFPFVKALETVNARLRDLYPQSEELFDIVLVTYNHAHVGIRLINTINHHNLFIERFCMTGGSSPIGYLKAWHTNLYLSADADKVREALAEGIAAATMFMPEKLTEVSESQLRVAFDGDAVLFSDESERIFKAHGLDKFFEHEKDNEDTLLDHGPLKGFLEALGKLQKKFYAKGQRLDCPIRTYLVTARSAASSGIRALKTLRAWGLEIDEALFLAGAAKGPMLEKIRPHIYFDDQMFHVEGAAEMGTIAAHVPYGIAQKHKAKQNTSAGK, from the exons ATGGTGAAGATGAGTCTGGACCCTGTGCAGGTGATGAGCGGACAGGTCAAGGAGCTCAAAGTCGCCTCTTCGTCCAACGGGGACAGCAGAGGACCATGGGACGAGAAAGAAGAGTTTGATCAGGACCACCTGGGTCTCACCACCAAGCCCAAACCG GTGTCAGGGAGACGAGCCCGGAAGGTGGAGGGAGGCGTGTTCTTC CCAAAGCCGGAGAACGCAGTGACCATTGCAGTTTCCTCTCGGGTTTTATTTCGGACTGAACGGGAGCAGAAGGTGTTTGAGCAGAAAGGGGTGGAAGAGTACCTGAGGTACCAAATCGAGCATGAGAACGAGCCCTTCGCCCCCG CGGCTTTCCCCTTCGTCAAG GCTCTGGAGACGGTAAATGCACGTCTGCGGGACCTGTACCCCCAAAGTGAAGAACTGTTTGACATTGTTTTGGTGACGTACAACCATGCCCACGTAGGAATCCGACTCATCAACACCATCAACCATCACA ACTTGTTCATTGAGAGGTTTTGTATGACGGGAGGAAGCAGCCCTATTGGCTACCTGAAGGCCTGGCACACCAACCTCTACCTGTCTGCTGACGCCGACAAGGTCAGGGAGGCGCTGGCTgaag GCATCGCAGCAGCCACCATGTTCATGCCAGAGAAGCTGACGGAGGTGTCGGAGTCCCAGCTGAGGGTAGCGTTTGACGGTGACGCCGTCCTCTTCTCGGATGAATCTGAGCGCATCTTTAAGGCCCACGGGCTGGACAAGTTCTTCGAACACGAGAAGGACAACGAGGACACGCTGTTGGATCAT GGTCCCCTGAAAGGCTTCCTGGAGGCACTGGGGAAGCTCCAGAAAAAGTTTTATGCTAAGGGCCAGCGCCTGGATTGTCCGATCCGAACATACTTGGTCACAGCTCGTAGCGCAGCCAGCTCGGGGATCCGGGCGCTGAAGACGCTCAGGGCCTGGGGCTTGGAGATTGACGAGGCCTTGTTCCTTGCAGGGGCAGCAAAAGGCCCCATGCTGGAGAAGATCAGGCCTCACATCTATTTTGATGATCAGATGTTTCACGTGGAGGGAGCAGCTGAGATGGGCACCATTGCTGCCCATGTGCCTTACGGCATCGCACAGAAACATAAGGCCAAACAGAACACAAGTGCAGGGAAGTAG